One region of Alosa alosa isolate M-15738 ecotype Scorff River chromosome 1, AALO_Geno_1.1, whole genome shotgun sequence genomic DNA includes:
- the LOC125291956 gene encoding mitochondrial ubiquitin ligase activator of nfkb 1-A isoform X2 has product MSDTFATPFALLIGSSFAFSGLFYHLYQEKKKEIVKLKEIPKFQPDHHLLRILKASPQHRLQYVAVEGVVQPDGEPLASQFVPKCFGVVQKVIVQEDWKVWNNITQRWSNKTMDRKVNSNTVPFSLASLGAYYTDILVKVQSPLDSSEDFLELVHQQRKRAQTGLVDAVLQGVSGEKPVSQDVREEMLRVGTSLTAFGEVVLEYGDGVRIQPPRDGRTYVLSVGDHRSFIERHESTAGWWRALSAFCGITGSAVLAGMIYDGSKGRGGKRN; this is encoded by the exons ATGAGCGACACATTCGCTACGCCCTTTGCACTGCTAATAGGGTCCAGTTTCGCTTTCTCTGGATTGTTCTACCACTTGTACcaagaaaagaagaaggaaaTAGTAAAACTTAAG GAGATACCGAAATTCCAACCAGATCATCACCTTCTTAGAATTCTAAAAGCATCTCCGCAACATCGACTTCAGTATGTTGCAGTTGAGG GTGTGGTTCAACCTGATGGTGAGCCCTTGGCCAGCCAGTTTGTGCCTAAATGTTTTGGAGTTGTCCAGAAAGTTATTGTTCAGGAGGACTGGAAAGTGTGGAACAACATAACACAGAGATG GTCTAACAAGACAATGGACCGGAAGGTGAACAGCAACACAGTACCGTTCAGCTTGGCGAGTCTAGGAGCCTATTACACAGACATCCTTGTGAAGGTGCAGTCCCCACTGGACTCCTCGGAGGACTTCCTGGAGCTTGTGCACCAGCAGCGGAAGCGCGCTCAGACAGGCCTAGTGGACGCGGTGTTGCAAGGCGTGAGCGGCGAGAAGCCCGTGAGCCAGGACGTGCGGGAAGAGATGCTGAGGGTCGGCACGTCACTCACCGCCTTCGGCGAGGTGGTCCTCGAGTATGGCGATGGGGTCCGGATACAACCGCCCCGGGACGGCCGGACCTATGTCTTGTCCGTAGGTGATCACCGCAGCTTCATAGAGAGGCACGAGAGCACAGCAGGGTGGTGGAGAGCACTGTCGGCTTTCTGTGGCATCACAGGATCGGCCGTGCTGGCGGGGATGATCTACGACGGTAGCAAGGGACGAGGTGGCAAGAGGAACTAG
- the eif2b5 gene encoding translation initiation factor eIF-2B subunit epsilon → MAGRVAKQSRSGNAGRKGATDQEEEEQPLQAVLIADSFNRRFFPITKDQPRALLPLANVSMIDYTLEFLTATGVQETFVFCCWMSNKIKDHLLKSKWCRPTSPNTVHIITSDLYRSLGDVLRDVDAKALIRSDFILVYGDVVSNIDVTQAVQEHRQRRKLEKNVSVMTMIFKESSPGHKSRCGEDDIIVAMDSKSKRVLHYQKTQGLKKLQFPMNIFHSGSDEYEIQHDLLDCHISICSLQVAELFTDNFDYQTRNDFVRGLLVNEEILGNQIHMHVTKDGYGARVSNMLMYDAVSSDMVRRWVYPLTPEANFADQEGQRCTHSRHNVYRGPGVSLGHGSQMEENVLIGRDTSIGANCFISNSVIGANCSIGDNVVLDRAYIWSDVTIASNVEVHQSVICDNVVVKEGVTLKKQCVLAFNVVVGPNLTLSEGTVVSMHHPDEEEEEDEDEFLSDDAETGHSKGVMKQKAFNPSEVGAEGKGYIWRNPSLDDTEDDELAQCLWGLVLNADLESDSESEASEGSQDPGSRGMSPELDDVKVFQTEVQGTLQRGLEENIGCDNLVLEINSLKYAYNITLKEVMQILMRVVLEYPFYQQGEQLNTAQYCTLLIPLLKKWAPVFKNYVKRAQDHLDCLGSMEEFFLEHEGHWGALVKVLMNTYQLEILEEDAIMRWFSQGVTSDKGKQLRKNQGLLKFIKWLEEAEESSEED, encoded by the exons ATGGCAGGTAGGGTAGCGAAGCAGAGCCGCTCTGGAAATGCTGGCCGTAAAGGTGCAACTGATCAAGAAGAAGAGGAACAGCCACTTCAAGCTGTACTTATTGCTGACAGCTTCAACCGCAGGTTTTTCCCCATCACTAAAGACCAGCCCCGC gCACTATTACCTTTAGCGAATGTCTCTATGATTGATTACACATTAGAATTTCTCACCGCAACCGGTGTTCAAGAGACGTTTGTCTTCTGTTGCTGGATGTCTAACAAGATAAAGGACCATTTGTT GAAGTCAAAGTGGTGCCGCCCCACTTCTCCAAACACAGTGCACATTATTACCTCTGACCTTTACCGATCTTTGGGTGATGTGTTGCGAGATGTTGATGCCAAGGCCTTGATCCGTTCAGATTTTATCTTGGTTTATGGAGATGTGGTGTCCAACATTGATGTCACCCAAGCAGTACAAGAACATCG GCAAAGACGCAAATTGGAAAAGAATGTGTCTGTGATGACCATGATCTTCAAAGAGTCCTCCCCTGGACATAAGTCCCGCTGTGGTGAAGATGATATTATAGTGGCCATGGACAGCAAAAGTAAGCGTGTTCTTCACTACCAGAAGACTCAGGGGTTGAAGAAACTTCAGTTTCCCATG AATATTTTCCACAGTGGGAGTGATGAATATGAGATTcaacatgatctcctagactgtcACATCAGCATCTGTTCCCTACAA GTGGCTGAGCTGTTTACTGACAATTTTGACTACCAAACCAGAAATGACTTTGTCCGAGGGCTTTTGGTCAATGAGGAG ATTTTGGGAAACCAGATTCACATGCATGTCACCAAGGATGGCTACGGGGCTCGCGTCTCCAACATGCTCATGTACGACGCCGTCTCATCAGACATGGTCCGGCGCTGGGTCTACCCCCTCACCCCAGAGGCCAACTTCGCTGACCAGGAGGGCCAACGCTGCACCCACTCCAGGCACAACGTGTACCGGGGCCCAGGAGTCAGTCTGGGGCACGGCAGTCAGATGGAGGAGAACGTTCTCATTGGACGAGACACCAGCATCGGAGCCAACTGCTTCATCTCCAATAGTGTCATCGGGGCTAACTGCTCCATAG GGGATAATGTGGTGTTGGACCGAGCCTACATCTGGAGTGACGTCACCATTGCGAGCAATGTGGAGGTCCATCAGTCAGTCATCTGCGATAACGTGGTGGTTAAAGAGGGCGTCACTCTGAAGAAACAGTGTGTCCTGGCATTCAAT GTTGTGGTTGGACCTAATCTCACATTGTCAGAGGGGACCGTGGTGTCCATGCACCAtccagatgaggaggaggaggaggatgaagatgagTTCCTGAGCGATGACGCTGAGACTGGCCATAGCAAAGGTGTAATGAAGCAGAAGG CATTCAACCCTTCTGAAGTCGGAGCGGagggcaaaggctatatttggAGGAACCCTAGTCTGGATGACACGGAGGACGATGAGCTCGCTCAGTGCTTATGGG GGCTGGTGCTGAATGCTGACCTGGAGAGTGACAGTGAGAGCGAGGCCAGCGAAGGCTCCCAGGACCCAGGAAGCCGGGGCATGTCTCCAGAGCTCGACGACGTGAAAG tgTTCCAGACAGAGGTTCAAGGCACTCTGCAGAGAGGGCTGGAGGAGAACATTGGCTGTGACAATCTCGTGTTAGAGATCAACTCGCTCAA GTATGCTTATAATATCACCCTGAAGGAAGTCATGCAGATCCTCATGAGAGTAGTGCTGGAGTACCCCTTCTACCAGCAGGGGGAGCAGCTGAACACAGCCCAGTACTGCACATTACTCATCCCG CTTTTAAAGAAATGGGCACCTGTCTTCAAGAACTATGTGAAGAGGGCCCAGGACCATCTAGACTGTCTGGGCTCCATGGAGGAGTTTTTCCTGGAACACGAGGGTCATTGGGGAGCGCTGGTCAAA GTGCTGATGAACACATACCAGCTGGAGATTCTGGAGGAGGATGCCATCATGCGTTGGTTCTCTCAGGGGGTCACCTCAGACAAAGGCAAACAGCTACGCAAAAACCAAGGG CTATTGAAGTTCATCAAGTGGctggaggaggcagaggagtCATCAGAGGAGGACTGA
- the LOC125291956 gene encoding mitochondrial ubiquitin ligase activator of nfkb 1-A isoform X1 produces MLLIALVTLVLVSLTHTQLLNDTRKYCFSRHKTGSSFAFSGLFYHLYQEKKKEIVKLKEIPKFQPDHHLLRILKASPQHRLQYVAVEGVVQPDGEPLASQFVPKCFGVVQKVIVQEDWKVWNNITQRWSNKTMDRKVNSNTVPFSLASLGAYYTDILVKVQSPLDSSEDFLELVHQQRKRAQTGLVDAVLQGVSGEKPVSQDVREEMLRVGTSLTAFGEVVLEYGDGVRIQPPRDGRTYVLSVGDHRSFIERHESTAGWWRALSAFCGITGSAVLAGMIYDGSKGRGGKRN; encoded by the exons ATGCTGCTGATAGCCCTCGTTACACTGGTTTtggtttcactcactcacactcaactCTTAAATGATACAAGAAAATATTGTTTTAGTCGACATAAAACGG GGTCCAGTTTCGCTTTCTCTGGATTGTTCTACCACTTGTACcaagaaaagaagaaggaaaTAGTAAAACTTAAG GAGATACCGAAATTCCAACCAGATCATCACCTTCTTAGAATTCTAAAAGCATCTCCGCAACATCGACTTCAGTATGTTGCAGTTGAGG GTGTGGTTCAACCTGATGGTGAGCCCTTGGCCAGCCAGTTTGTGCCTAAATGTTTTGGAGTTGTCCAGAAAGTTATTGTTCAGGAGGACTGGAAAGTGTGGAACAACATAACACAGAGATG GTCTAACAAGACAATGGACCGGAAGGTGAACAGCAACACAGTACCGTTCAGCTTGGCGAGTCTAGGAGCCTATTACACAGACATCCTTGTGAAGGTGCAGTCCCCACTGGACTCCTCGGAGGACTTCCTGGAGCTTGTGCACCAGCAGCGGAAGCGCGCTCAGACAGGCCTAGTGGACGCGGTGTTGCAAGGCGTGAGCGGCGAGAAGCCCGTGAGCCAGGACGTGCGGGAAGAGATGCTGAGGGTCGGCACGTCACTCACCGCCTTCGGCGAGGTGGTCCTCGAGTATGGCGATGGGGTCCGGATACAACCGCCCCGGGACGGCCGGACCTATGTCTTGTCCGTAGGTGATCACCGCAGCTTCATAGAGAGGCACGAGAGCACAGCAGGGTGGTGGAGAGCACTGTCGGCTTTCTGTGGCATCACAGGATCGGCCGTGCTGGCGGGGATGATCTACGACGGTAGCAAGGGACGAGGTGGCAAGAGGAACTAG